A single region of the Streptomyces sp. NBC_01381 genome encodes:
- a CDS encoding ABC transporter permease, with protein sequence MSSAIVAKPPAKQPAPGRRRISLPILLLVIAGVLVLTSVVRLITDADGITSTGQMSTALRLAVPIGLAGLGGLWAERAGVVNIGLEGMLILGTWFGAFAGYQWGPWVGILFGILGGAIGGLLHAIVTVTFNVNHIVSGVAINILALGATRYLSTFAFEGKEGGTSKQSPPVESLGSFSVPGLSDWLQDLNEKHWFLVSDLAGLLGGLFTDLSPLTVIAVAMVPLSWWVLWRTAFGLRLRSCGENPVAAESLGVNVYKYKYLAVIISGGLAGLGGAFLSLVASNIYLEGQTGGRGYIGLAAMIFGNWMPGGLALGAGLFGYTDSLKLRGGGTNVHALLLLLAILLVIGAIYLLWRKRYIPAVITAAVSALMFAWYGLTDEVPNQVVTATPYVVTLLVLSLSAQRLRMPKADGQPYRRGQGK encoded by the coding sequence ATGAGCTCGGCAATCGTGGCCAAGCCCCCGGCCAAGCAGCCCGCGCCGGGCCGCCGCCGCATCTCGCTCCCCATACTCCTGCTGGTCATCGCGGGTGTGCTCGTCCTGACGTCCGTGGTCCGCCTGATCACCGACGCCGACGGCATCACCTCCACCGGCCAGATGTCCACGGCCCTGCGTCTCGCGGTGCCGATCGGCCTCGCGGGCCTCGGCGGTCTCTGGGCCGAGCGCGCCGGCGTCGTCAACATCGGCCTCGAAGGCATGCTCATCCTCGGCACCTGGTTCGGCGCGTTCGCCGGTTACCAGTGGGGCCCGTGGGTCGGCATCCTCTTCGGCATCCTGGGCGGCGCGATCGGCGGCCTGCTGCACGCGATCGTCACGGTCACCTTCAACGTCAACCACATCGTCTCCGGTGTGGCCATCAACATCCTTGCCCTGGGCGCGACCCGCTACCTCTCCACCTTCGCCTTCGAAGGCAAGGAGGGTGGTACGTCCAAGCAGTCGCCGCCCGTCGAATCGCTCGGCAGCTTCTCCGTGCCGGGCCTCTCCGACTGGCTGCAGGACCTCAACGAAAAGCACTGGTTCCTGGTCTCCGACCTCGCGGGCCTGCTCGGCGGCCTCTTCACCGACCTCTCGCCGCTCACCGTCATCGCCGTCGCGATGGTGCCGCTGAGCTGGTGGGTCCTGTGGCGTACGGCGTTCGGCCTGCGCCTGCGGTCCTGCGGCGAGAACCCGGTGGCCGCCGAGTCCCTCGGCGTGAACGTCTACAAGTACAAGTACCTGGCAGTGATCATCTCCGGTGGCCTTGCGGGCCTCGGCGGCGCGTTCCTCTCCCTGGTCGCCTCCAACATCTACCTGGAGGGCCAGACCGGCGGCCGCGGCTACATCGGCCTCGCCGCGATGATCTTCGGCAACTGGATGCCGGGCGGACTCGCGCTCGGCGCCGGCCTGTTCGGTTACACCGACAGCCTGAAGCTCCGGGGCGGCGGCACGAACGTCCACGCCCTGCTTCTGCTGCTCGCGATCCTGCTGGTCATCGGCGCGATCTACCTCCTCTGGCGCAAGCGCTACATCCCCGCGGTGATCACCGCGGCCGTCTCGGCGCTGATGTTCGCGTGGTACGGCTTGACCGACGAGGTGCCCAACCAGGTCGTCACCGCGACGCCGTACGTCGTCACGCTGCTCGTGCTCTCGCTCTCCGCCCAGCGGTTGCGGATGCCGAAGGCGGACGGCCAGCCCTACCGAAGGGGACAAGGAAAGTGA
- a CDS encoding ABC transporter permease has translation MKKFDKERVLLAVAGPVIALIAAVALTSVVLLASGKSPIEPYTLMFEQATYSDIQVLIINQAGMYYLAALAVAVGFRMNLFNIGVDGQYRLAAMATAVVGAHVALPAPLQIPLLILVAMLTGAFWAGIAGILKTTRGVSEVVATIMLNAIATSLIGYLTLTENFGVPVGNNQTTGEMSKSGWFPGISMGDSGEIYGFVVIAALAGVLYWLILNRTRFGFDLRATGASQSAAAASGVNAKRMVLSAMLISGAVAGLAGMPILLGDVHTYSLSFPTGLGFTGITIALLGRNNPVGIAFAALLIAFLDKASPALDYATPVAYDKEIAVIMQGLIVIAVVVSYEAVRRWGLRRQQQRVGEELAAAARAKGKGNGNGNNDTVKEVAAR, from the coding sequence ATGAAGAAGTTCGACAAGGAGCGGGTGCTCCTCGCGGTGGCCGGTCCGGTCATCGCGCTCATCGCGGCCGTGGCGCTGACCTCGGTCGTGCTGCTCGCATCGGGCAAGAGCCCGATCGAGCCGTACACCCTGATGTTCGAGCAGGCCACCTACTCCGACATCCAGGTCCTGATCATCAACCAGGCCGGCATGTACTACCTGGCCGCGCTCGCGGTCGCCGTCGGCTTCCGGATGAACCTCTTCAACATCGGCGTGGACGGCCAGTACCGCCTCGCCGCGATGGCGACCGCGGTCGTCGGCGCGCATGTCGCCCTCCCCGCGCCCCTCCAGATCCCGCTCCTGATCCTGGTCGCCATGCTCACCGGCGCCTTCTGGGCCGGCATCGCGGGCATCCTCAAGACCACCCGCGGGGTCAGCGAGGTCGTCGCGACGATCATGCTCAACGCCATCGCGACGAGCCTCATCGGCTACCTCACCCTCACCGAGAACTTCGGCGTCCCGGTCGGCAACAACCAGACCACCGGCGAGATGTCCAAGTCCGGCTGGTTCCCCGGCATCAGCATGGGCGACTCCGGCGAGATCTACGGCTTCGTCGTCATCGCCGCGCTTGCCGGCGTCCTGTACTGGCTGATCCTCAACCGCACCCGCTTCGGCTTCGACCTGCGCGCCACCGGCGCCTCCCAGTCGGCAGCCGCGGCCTCCGGTGTGAACGCCAAGCGCATGGTGCTCAGCGCCATGCTGATCTCCGGCGCGGTCGCGGGCCTCGCGGGCATGCCGATCCTGCTCGGCGACGTCCACACCTACAGCCTCAGCTTCCCCACGGGCCTCGGCTTCACCGGCATCACCATCGCCCTGCTCGGCCGCAACAACCCGGTCGGCATCGCCTTCGCCGCGCTGCTCATCGCCTTCCTCGACAAGGCGTCGCCCGCTCTCGACTACGCCACTCCGGTCGCGTACGACAAGGAGATCGCGGTGATCATGCAGGGCCTCATCGTGATCGCGGTCGTCGTGTCCTACGAGGCCGTACGCCGCTGGGGGCTCCGTCGACAGCAGCAGCGCGTCGGTGAGGAGCTGGCCGCAGCAGCCCGCGCCAAGGGCAAGGGCAACGGCAACGGAAACAACGACACCGTGAAGGAGGTGGCTGCCCGATGA
- a CDS encoding BMP family protein, whose protein sequence is MRRVSKIAAASVATAALALSATACGGTSSDAAGSKSDGKGKGVAIAYDVGGKGDQSFNDAATAGMDKAAKDLKVGSKAVEPTDGESDADKSQRLTELAKQGYNPVIGIGYAYAPAVKEVAEKFPKVTFGIVDDATIKADNVSDLVFNEEQSSYLAGVAAAKATKTKTVGFIGGVNNNLIRKFEAGFVQGVQATDKSVKIKRQFLTEKAEDGGFSSPDKGKEGASGQIEDGADVVYHAAGLSGQGVIEAAAAEKVWAIGVDSDQYKQKALDKYKKYILTSATKDVAGAVYNLTKSVQDGNAKGGVVRADLKSGGVALADSNPEFKKMKDLQAELKTAEQGIISGKIKVKITL, encoded by the coding sequence ATGCGCCGGGTTTCCAAGATCGCAGCCGCGAGCGTCGCGACCGCCGCCCTCGCCCTCTCCGCCACCGCCTGCGGTGGCACGTCCAGCGACGCCGCCGGCTCCAAGAGCGACGGCAAGGGCAAGGGCGTCGCCATCGCGTACGACGTCGGCGGCAAGGGCGACCAGTCCTTCAACGACGCCGCGACCGCCGGCATGGACAAGGCCGCCAAGGACCTGAAGGTCGGCTCCAAGGCCGTCGAGCCGACCGACGGCGAGTCCGACGCGGACAAGTCGCAGCGCCTCACCGAGCTCGCCAAGCAGGGCTACAACCCGGTGATCGGCATCGGCTACGCGTACGCGCCCGCCGTGAAGGAGGTCGCCGAGAAGTTCCCGAAGGTCACCTTCGGCATCGTCGACGACGCCACCATCAAGGCGGACAACGTCTCCGACCTGGTCTTCAACGAGGAGCAGTCCTCGTACCTGGCGGGCGTGGCCGCGGCCAAGGCCACCAAGACCAAGACCGTCGGCTTCATCGGCGGCGTGAACAACAACCTGATCCGCAAGTTCGAGGCCGGCTTCGTCCAGGGCGTCCAGGCCACCGACAAGTCGGTCAAGATCAAGCGCCAGTTCCTCACCGAGAAGGCCGAGGACGGCGGCTTCTCCAGCCCGGACAAGGGCAAGGAAGGCGCCAGCGGCCAGATCGAGGACGGCGCCGACGTGGTCTACCACGCTGCCGGTCTCTCCGGTCAGGGCGTCATCGAGGCCGCCGCCGCCGAGAAGGTGTGGGCGATCGGCGTCGACTCCGACCAGTACAAGCAGAAGGCCCTGGACAAGTACAAGAAGTACATCCTGACGTCGGCGACCAAGGACGTCGCCGGGGCGGTGTACAACCTGACCAAGTCGGTCCAGGATGGCAACGCCAAGGGCGGCGTGGTCCGTGCGGACCTGAAGTCCGGTGGCGTCGCGCTCGCCGACTCGAACCCCGAGTTCAAGAAGATGAAGGACCTGCAGGCCGAGCTGAAGACGGCCGAGCAGGGCATCATCAGCGGCAAGATCAAGGTCAAGATCACGCTGTAA
- a CDS encoding STAS domain-containing protein, protein MNPKTPPDLILTGTLDREATHRLCEEARELLRSADADAPGVLVCDVADLGPPVLAAIDALARLQLTARRAGGRIRLRNPAPHLRELLHLVGLPMEIEMGRCTEQREPPRRVQETVEARDPPLA, encoded by the coding sequence GTGAACCCGAAGACGCCGCCGGACCTCATCCTCACCGGCACCCTCGACCGAGAGGCGACGCACCGCCTCTGCGAGGAGGCCAGAGAACTGCTGCGCTCGGCAGACGCGGACGCCCCCGGCGTCCTCGTCTGCGACGTCGCAGACCTCGGCCCACCCGTCCTCGCCGCGATAGACGCCCTCGCCCGCCTCCAGCTCACCGCCCGCCGCGCAGGCGGCCGGATCCGGCTGCGGAACCCGGCCCCGCACCTGCGCGAGCTACTGCACCTCGTCGGGCTCCCCATGGAGATCGAGATGGGCCGGTGCACCGAACAGCGGGAACCACCGCGCCGTGTCCAGGAAACAGTGGAAGCCCGCGATCCGCCCCTCGCCTGA
- a CDS encoding thymidine phosphorylase, producing MDVISVIRTKRDRGELSDEQIDWVIDAYTRGVVADEQMSSLAMAILLNGMNRREIARWTAAMIASGERMDFSSLSRPTSDKHSTGGVGDKITLPLAPLVAACGAAVPQLSGRGLGHTGGTLDKLESIPGWRALLSNEEMLSVLDGVGSVICAAGDGLAPADKKLYALRDVTGTVEAIPLIASSIMSKKIAEGTGSLVLDVKVGTGAFMKNLEDARELASTMVELGTDSGVRTVALLTDMATPLGLTAGNALEVRESVEVLAGGGPSDVVDLTLALAREMLDAAGLKDADPAKALADGSAMDVWRRMIAAQGGDPDATLPVARETHVVTAPSSGVLTRLDAYDVGVAAWRLGAGRARKEDVVQAGAGVELHAKPGATVRAGEPLLTLHTDTPERFDYALQAVAGSFDIAPEGTEFTPSPIVLDRIA from the coding sequence ATGGACGTCATCTCCGTCATCCGTACGAAGCGGGACCGCGGTGAATTGAGCGACGAGCAGATCGACTGGGTCATCGACGCGTACACGCGAGGCGTGGTCGCCGACGAGCAGATGTCGTCTCTCGCGATGGCCATCCTCCTCAACGGCATGAACCGTCGCGAGATCGCCCGCTGGACGGCCGCGATGATCGCGTCCGGCGAGCGCATGGACTTCTCGTCGCTCTCCCGCCCGACGTCGGACAAGCACTCCACGGGCGGCGTCGGCGACAAGATCACGCTGCCGCTCGCGCCGCTGGTCGCGGCGTGCGGCGCGGCGGTCCCGCAGCTGTCGGGCCGGGGCCTGGGCCACACGGGCGGCACGCTGGACAAGCTGGAGTCGATCCCCGGCTGGCGCGCCCTCCTCTCGAACGAGGAGATGCTCTCGGTCCTGGACGGCGTGGGTTCCGTGATCTGCGCGGCGGGCGACGGCCTCGCCCCGGCGGACAAGAAGCTGTACGCGCTGCGGGATGTGACGGGCACGGTGGAGGCGATCCCGCTGATCGCCTCTTCGATCATGTCGAAGAAGATCGCTGAGGGCACGGGCTCGCTGGTCCTGGACGTGAAGGTGGGCACGGGCGCCTTCATGAAGAACCTGGAGGACGCCCGCGAGCTGGCCTCGACGATGGTCGAGTTGGGCACCGACAGCGGCGTACGCACGGTGGCGCTGTTGACGGACATGGCCACGCCGCTCGGCCTGACGGCGGGCAACGCGCTTGAGGTCCGTGAGTCGGTGGAGGTCCTCGCGGGCGGCGGCCCCTCGGACGTCGTGGACCTGACCCTCGCCCTCGCGCGGGAGATGCTGGACGCGGCGGGCCTGAAGGACGCCGACCCGGCGAAGGCACTGGCCGACGGCTCGGCGATGGACGTCTGGCGCCGGATGATCGCGGCCCAGGGCGGCGACCCGGACGCCACGCTCCCCGTGGCCCGTGAGACGCATGTCGTGACGGCACCGTCGTCGGGCGTCCTGACCCGCCTCGACGCGTACGACGTCGGCGTCGCCGCATGGCGTCTCGGCGCGGGGCGCGCACGCAAGGAGGACGTGGTCCAGGCGGGCGCGGGCGTCGAACTGCACGCCAAGCCGGGCGCGACGGTGCGTGCGGGTGAGCCCTTGCTGACCCTCCACACGGATACTCCGGAGCGCTTCGACTACGCGTTGCAGGCGGTAGCAGGCTCCTTCGACATCGCCCCCGAGGGCACGGAGTTCACGCCGTCACCGATCGTGCTGGACCGCATCGCGTAG
- a CDS encoding LysR family transcriptional regulator: MVHESSSARRLSQSSYAKDIGKSGGGREAAVPPAELTPGSWSALLSPRLAYFAGVARTEHVTRAAQEMQVPQSTLSRALVRLEQDLGVDLFARHGRTVSLTPAGRTFLASVERALGEVERAAESVRADADPASGKVAFGFLHTMGSETVPGLIRAFRADHPRVRFSLVQNYGEAMIERLRAGDLDLCLTSPVPDAPDLVARRLDEQRLRLVVPDDHRLAARKRVRLSEAADEAFVTLEPGYGLRRITDDLCQEAGFKPRVAFEGEEAETLRGLVAAGLGVALLPPPAVPRPGVVELTVTGQRAVREIGVAWLDGHPDTPPVAAFKKFLLSRRGKLLPE, encoded by the coding sequence ATGGTGCATGAGAGCAGTTCAGCGAGGCGTCTGTCGCAGAGCAGTTACGCAAAGGACATCGGAAAGAGCGGCGGTGGCCGGGAGGCGGCGGTGCCACCCGCCGAGCTCACGCCCGGCTCCTGGTCGGCACTGCTCTCGCCGCGGCTCGCGTACTTCGCGGGGGTCGCCCGCACCGAACACGTCACGCGGGCCGCGCAGGAGATGCAGGTGCCGCAGTCCACCCTGTCCCGTGCGCTGGTGCGTCTCGAACAGGACCTGGGGGTCGACCTGTTCGCCCGGCACGGCCGTACGGTCTCGCTCACCCCGGCGGGGCGGACCTTCCTCGCCTCGGTCGAGCGGGCGCTGGGGGAGGTGGAGCGCGCCGCGGAGTCCGTCAGGGCGGACGCGGACCCGGCGTCGGGCAAGGTGGCCTTCGGGTTCCTCCACACGATGGGGTCGGAGACCGTCCCCGGCCTGATCCGCGCCTTCCGCGCGGACCATCCGAGGGTTCGCTTCAGCCTCGTACAGAACTACGGAGAGGCAATGATCGAGCGGCTACGGGCAGGCGATCTCGACCTCTGCCTCACCTCACCCGTGCCGGACGCGCCAGACCTCGTGGCCCGTCGCCTGGACGAGCAACGTCTGCGCCTCGTGGTGCCGGACGATCACCGTCTCGCCGCCCGCAAGCGGGTCCGCCTCTCGGAAGCGGCGGACGAGGCGTTCGTGACCCTGGAGCCCGGCTACGGCCTGCGCCGCATCACGGACGACCTCTGCCAGGAGGCGGGCTTCAAGCCGCGGGTGGCGTTCGAGGGCGAGGAGGCGGAGACCCTGCGGGGCCTGGTGGCGGCGGGCCTCGGCGTAGCCCTGCTCCCCCCACCGGCCGTCCCCCGCCCGGGAGTTGTGGAGCTGACGGTGACGGGCCAGCGGGCGGTACGAGAGATCGGCGTGGCGTGGCTGGACGGCCACCCGGACACTCCGCCGGTGGCGGCGTTCAAGAAGTTCCTGCTGAGCCGGAGAGGGAAGCTGCTGCCGGAGTAG
- a CDS encoding cytidine deaminase — MTDTDWDALRDAAREAMSRAYAPYSGFPVGAAALVDDGRTVSGCNVENASYGLGLCAECGLVSQLQLTGGGRLTHFTCVDGKGEILMPCGRCRQLLYEFGGATLLLETAAGVRTLGEMLPDPFGPQHLN, encoded by the coding sequence GTGACCGACACCGACTGGGACGCGCTGCGGGATGCTGCGCGCGAGGCCATGTCCCGTGCGTACGCGCCCTACTCAGGCTTCCCGGTCGGTGCCGCGGCCCTCGTGGACGACGGCCGCACGGTGTCGGGCTGCAACGTGGAGAACGCCTCGTACGGCCTGGGTCTGTGCGCGGAGTGCGGCCTGGTGTCGCAGCTCCAGCTCACCGGCGGCGGCCGCCTCACCCACTTCACCTGTGTGGACGGCAAGGGCGAGATCCTGATGCCGTGCGGCCGCTGCCGCCAGCTGCTCTACGAGTTCGGCGGCGCGACGCTCCTCTTGGAGACGGCCGCCGGTGTCCGCACCCTGGGTGAGATGCTCCCGGACCCGTTCGGCCCGCAGCACCTCAACTGA
- a CDS encoding sigma-70 family RNA polymerase sigma factor codes for MSGTAGTTSELDVTLEKHRVELTGYCYRMLGSSFEAEDAVQDTMVRAWRSFEKFEGRSSIRSWLYRIATNVCLDMLNAGNRRARPMDLTAAAPLAQAALTPRPDNVWLEPMPDARVLPSVSDPAEAAVAKESVRLAFVAALQQLPPKQRAVLILREVLAWKASEAAELLDTSVASVNSALQRARATLAEGPADDTAVSDPLDDEQQKLLERYVAAFEGYDMAALTALLHEDAVMTMPPFDLWLRGTSDITGFMSTMGATCANGRLLPVDVNGTPGFAQYKPDPDKGGFMPWAIQVIEISGEGRIAGFHCFLDTARWFPLFGAPAHLDLHGEPDEVQ; via the coding sequence ATGAGTGGAACCGCAGGGACGACGTCCGAACTGGACGTCACGTTGGAGAAGCACCGGGTCGAGCTGACCGGGTACTGCTATCGCATGCTGGGCTCGTCCTTCGAGGCCGAGGACGCCGTGCAGGACACGATGGTGCGCGCCTGGCGCAGCTTCGAGAAGTTCGAGGGCCGCTCCAGCATCCGCTCGTGGCTGTACCGCATTGCGACGAACGTCTGCCTGGACATGCTGAACGCGGGCAACCGCCGCGCGCGTCCCATGGACCTCACCGCGGCGGCCCCGCTGGCCCAGGCCGCGCTGACGCCCCGCCCTGACAATGTGTGGCTGGAGCCGATGCCGGACGCGCGGGTGCTGCCGTCCGTCAGCGATCCGGCCGAGGCCGCCGTGGCCAAGGAGTCGGTGCGCCTCGCCTTCGTCGCCGCCCTGCAGCAACTGCCGCCCAAGCAGCGGGCGGTGCTGATCCTGCGCGAGGTCCTCGCGTGGAAGGCCAGCGAGGCGGCCGAGCTCCTCGACACCTCGGTGGCCTCCGTCAACAGCGCGCTGCAGCGGGCGCGGGCGACGCTGGCCGAGGGGCCCGCCGACGACACGGCCGTCTCCGACCCCCTGGACGACGAGCAGCAGAAGCTCCTCGAGCGGTACGTGGCCGCCTTCGAGGGTTACGACATGGCGGCGCTGACGGCGTTGCTGCACGAGGACGCCGTCATGACGATGCCCCCGTTCGACCTGTGGCTGCGGGGCACGTCGGACATCACTGGCTTCATGTCCACGATGGGCGCGACGTGTGCGAACGGCCGGCTGCTCCCGGTCGACGTCAACGGCACGCCGGGCTTCGCCCAGTACAAGCCCGATCCCGACAAGGGCGGGTTCATGCCGTGGGCGATCCAGGTCATCGAGATCTCAGGCGAGGGGCGGATCGCGGGCTTCCACTGTTTCCTGGACACGGCGCGGTGGTTCCCGCTGTTCGGTGCACCGGCCCATCTCGATCTCCATGGGGAGCCCGACGAGGTGCAGTAG
- a CDS encoding MFS transporter, which yields MPPASSGASVTHAVALTPSSPATDSTDTRLMPGGPGYRRMSFALFLAGVATFALLYSTQALLPLVSADFGVSASTASWTVSAATGALALFVLPLSALSERFGRRTLMTVSLTVAVTVGLLVPFAPSIGVLIALRAVQGAALAGLPASAMAFLAEEVRPKALVAAIGMFVAGNSIGGMSGRIITGWVAQAWGWRWALAVVGLIAVLCALAFRALLPAPRHFTPGSLNPKALGRTIRSHLSNPLLCRLYAIGALFMTVFGAVYTVIGYRLTEAPFSLPQGIIGSIFLVYLVGTVSSAAAGKLVARLGRRGALYLAVSTTAGGLLLSLSDSIVMVLLGLVLITAGFFAGHAVASSSVSRTATTGRAQASALYQSAYYLGSSAGGTLGAIAFHSGGWAGTVALGLLAVAGVVSITLWGSHAARAQERRAQERRGLVAAH from the coding sequence ATGCCTCCTGCCAGTAGCGGGGCGTCCGTCACCCACGCGGTCGCCCTCACCCCGTCGTCCCCTGCCACCGACTCCACCGACACGCGCCTCATGCCCGGCGGCCCCGGCTACCGCCGGATGAGCTTCGCCCTCTTCCTCGCGGGTGTCGCGACCTTCGCCCTCCTCTACTCCACGCAGGCGCTGCTCCCCCTCGTCTCCGCCGACTTCGGCGTCAGCGCGAGCACGGCGAGCTGGACGGTCTCGGCGGCCACGGGCGCACTGGCCCTCTTCGTACTGCCCCTGAGCGCACTCAGCGAGCGCTTCGGGCGGCGGACCCTGATGACGGTCTCCCTGACGGTCGCGGTGACCGTGGGGCTGCTCGTTCCCTTCGCTCCCTCCATCGGCGTACTCATCGCGCTGCGCGCCGTCCAGGGCGCGGCGCTCGCCGGGCTCCCGGCGTCCGCGATGGCCTTCCTCGCGGAGGAGGTGCGGCCCAAGGCGCTGGTCGCCGCGATCGGCATGTTCGTCGCGGGCAACTCCATCGGCGGCATGAGCGGGCGCATCATCACCGGCTGGGTCGCGCAGGCCTGGGGCTGGCGCTGGGCGCTCGCCGTCGTCGGCCTCATCGCCGTGCTGTGCGCGCTCGCCTTCCGCGCGCTGCTGCCCGCGCCGCGCCACTTCACGCCGGGCTCGCTCAACCCCAAGGCCCTTGGCAGGACGATCCGTTCGCACCTCTCGAACCCGCTGCTCTGCAGGCTGTACGCGATCGGCGCGCTGTTCATGACCGTGTTCGGCGCGGTCTACACGGTGATCGGCTACCGCCTCACCGAGGCGCCGTTCTCGCTGCCCCAGGGCATCATCGGCTCGATCTTCCTCGTCTATCTCGTCGGTACGGTCTCCTCGGCCGCCGCCGGGAAGCTGGTGGCGCGGCTCGGCCGGCGCGGGGCGCTGTACCTGGCGGTGAGCACGACCGCGGGCGGCCTGCTGCTCTCCCTCTCCGACTCGATCGTCATGGTCCTGCTCGGGCTCGTCCTGATCACCGCGGGCTTCTTCGCGGGGCACGCCGTCGCCTCCTCGTCCGTGAGCCGTACGGCCACGACGGGCCGGGCGCAGGCTTCGGCGCTCTACCAGTCGGCGTACTACCTGGGCTCCAGCGCGGGCGGCACGCTCGGCGCGATCGCCTTCCACTCGGGCGGCTGGGCCGGGACGGTGGCCCTGGGGCTCCTCGCGGTGGCCGGCGTCGTCTCGATCACCCTCTGGGGATCGCACGCGGCACGGGCGCAGGAACGCCGGGCCCAGGAGCGCCGGGGGCTTGTGGCGGCGCACTGA
- a CDS encoding ABC transporter ATP-binding protein gives MDASTSPDKGTTTAQATAVELDGITKRFPGVVANHDIRLSVRKGTVHALVGENGAGKSTLMKILYGMQKPDEGTITVDGEQVSFSSPADAIVRGIGMVHQHFMLADQLTVLENIVLGSEKLHGIGGAARRKIVEISERYGLGVRPDAMVEDLGVADRQRVEILKVLYRGATTLILDEPTAVLVPQEVDALFDNLRELKSEGLSVIFISHKLGEVLSVADDITVIRRGTTVGTAVPSETTPRQLAELMVGSELPTPETAESTVTDRPMIQVESLKLLADGESGRALLDDISFTIHEGEVLGLAGVEGNGQTELIDALIGLKHADSGVIRMAGQDITAEPTRKRREDGIGYIPEDRHRHGLLLESPLWENRILGHVTEKPNTRGKLGFWLDPKGAQADTRRIVAEYDVRTPGIDVTAASLSGGNQQKLIVGREMSHKPRFLIAAHPTRGVDVGAQAQIWDQIREARREGLAVLLISADLDELIGLSDTLRVIYRGRLVADADPATITPEELGSAMTGAASGHLEHIEEGPEVPEDEAR, from the coding sequence ATCGACGCGTCCACTAGTCCCGACAAGGGCACGACCACCGCCCAGGCCACTGCCGTCGAACTCGACGGCATCACCAAGCGCTTCCCAGGCGTGGTGGCCAACCATGACATCCGCCTGAGCGTCCGCAAGGGCACCGTGCACGCCCTCGTCGGTGAGAACGGCGCGGGCAAGTCGACCCTGATGAAGATCCTCTACGGCATGCAGAAGCCGGACGAGGGCACCATCACGGTCGACGGCGAGCAGGTCAGTTTCTCCAGCCCCGCCGACGCCATCGTGCGCGGCATCGGCATGGTGCACCAGCACTTCATGCTCGCCGACCAGCTGACCGTCCTGGAGAACATCGTTCTCGGCAGCGAGAAGCTGCACGGCATCGGCGGCGCGGCCCGCCGCAAGATCGTGGAGATATCCGAGCGGTACGGCCTCGGGGTGCGCCCCGACGCGATGGTCGAGGACCTCGGTGTCGCCGACCGGCAGCGCGTGGAGATCCTCAAGGTCCTGTACCGCGGCGCCACCACGCTGATCCTCGACGAGCCCACGGCCGTGCTCGTGCCGCAGGAGGTCGACGCGCTCTTCGACAACCTGCGCGAGCTGAAGTCCGAGGGCCTGTCCGTCATCTTCATCTCCCACAAGCTGGGCGAAGTCCTCTCCGTGGCCGACGACATCACCGTCATCCGGCGCGGTACGACGGTGGGCACGGCGGTCCCGTCCGAGACGACGCCGCGGCAGCTGGCCGAGCTGATGGTCGGCAGCGAACTGCCCACCCCCGAGACCGCGGAGTCGACGGTCACCGACCGCCCGATGATCCAGGTCGAGAGCCTCAAGCTGCTGGCCGACGGTGAGTCGGGCCGCGCGCTCCTCGACGACATCTCCTTCACCATCCACGAGGGCGAGGTCCTCGGCCTCGCGGGCGTCGAGGGCAACGGCCAGACCGAGCTGATCGATGCGCTCATCGGCCTCAAGCACGCGGACTCCGGAGTGATCCGGATGGCCGGCCAGGACATCACCGCCGAACCGACGCGCAAGCGCCGCGAGGACGGCATCGGTTACATCCCCGAGGACCGCCACCGCCACGGCCTCCTCCTGGAGTCGCCGCTCTGGGAGAACCGCATCCTCGGCCACGTCACCGAGAAGCCCAACACTCGCGGCAAACTGGGATTCTGGCTGGACCCCAAGGGCGCCCAGGCCGACACCCGCCGCATCGTCGCGGAGTACGACGTCCGTACGCCCGGCATCGACGTCACCGCGGCCTCCCTCTCCGGCGGCAACCAGCAGAAGCTGATCGTCGGCCGCGAGATGAGCCACAAGCCGCGCTTCCTGATCGCCGCCCACCCCACCCGCGGTGTGGACGTCGGCGCGCAGGCCCAGATCTGGGACCAGATCCGCGAGGCACGGCGTGAGGGACTCGCCGTACTCCTGATCTCGGCGGACCTCGACGAGCTGATCGGCCTCTCCGACACCCTCCGCGTGATCTACCGCGGACGGCTCGTGGCGGACGCCGACCCGGCCACCATCACGCCGGAGGAGCTCGGTTCGGCGATGACCGGCGCCGCGTCGGGCCACCTGGAACACATAGAAGAAGGCCCCGAAGTGCCGGAGGACGAGGCCCGATGA